Proteins found in one Brachyspira murdochii DSM 12563 genomic segment:
- a CDS encoding ABC transporter permease, translated as MRNIYVVFSREIQSFYVSPLYYILGFIYLALTGYFFTIEVYYSRLAVMENTMYNIGFFTILFLSILCMKLIAEERASGTFELIMTAPITSLQYVLGKYLSVLVVYASLLVMTFVYPILLMVFGKPDIGVIFSGYLGLFLLGTAILGLGLIATSISKSQLVAAILGVSMGVFAYIINWLSEMFTGASKILNAISITTYFSDFTKGMIDIQNVIFFFIWAVACIAISTMFVESYKWQ; from the coding sequence ATGAGAAATATATATGTTGTATTTTCAAGAGAGATTCAGTCCTTTTATGTATCGCCTTTGTATTATATATTAGGATTTATATATTTAGCTTTGACTGGATACTTTTTTACTATAGAAGTTTATTATAGCAGATTGGCAGTTATGGAAAACACTATGTATAATATAGGTTTTTTTACAATACTATTTCTTTCTATTCTTTGTATGAAACTTATAGCTGAAGAACGTGCTTCTGGTACATTTGAGCTCATAATGACTGCACCTATTACTTCTTTGCAGTATGTTTTGGGTAAATATTTATCAGTATTAGTTGTTTATGCTTCTCTTCTTGTTATGACTTTTGTTTATCCTATACTTCTTATGGTATTCGGAAAACCTGATATAGGAGTTATATTCAGCGGATATTTGGGATTATTTCTTTTAGGTACTGCAATACTTGGACTTGGTCTTATTGCTACAAGTATATCTAAAAGTCAATTAGTTGCAGCTATTTTGGGTGTTTCTATGGGAGTATTTGCCTACATCATAAATTGGCTTAGTGAAATGTTTACTGGAGCTAGCAAAATATTAAATGCTATTTCCATCACTACATATTTTTCGGATTTTACTAAGGGTATGATAGATATACAAAATGTAATATTCTTTTTTATTTGGGCTGTTGCTTGTATAGCAATATCTACTATGTTTGTAGAGTCATATAAATGGCAGTAA
- a CDS encoding ankyrin repeat domain-containing protein, with amino-acid sequence MSDIVEYVKNNDFENVKKCLEADSSLSDARDEETKFTLLMICAKKGYFDIAKILVEEGANINARSKTGITALMFACAEKQKDIAVYLIDSGADVNLRDKPLFSALLYAALTKEYDIIKALIDAGADVNAKNFKLVTPLMFAAGIGDIDTIKLLIENGADIEHKNKDGERALEFAIRKEQKEAADYLKTLCK; translated from the coding sequence ATGTCTGATATAGTTGAGTATGTAAAAAATAATGATTTTGAAAATGTGAAAAAATGTTTGGAAGCTGACAGCAGTTTATCTGATGCAAGAGACGAAGAGACTAAGTTTACATTACTTATGATATGTGCTAAAAAAGGTTATTTTGATATAGCCAAAATTTTAGTAGAAGAAGGTGCTAATATCAATGCAAGAAGCAAAACTGGTATAACTGCATTGATGTTTGCCTGTGCAGAAAAGCAGAAAGATATTGCTGTATATTTAATAGATTCTGGTGCTGATGTCAATTTGAGAGATAAGCCATTATTTTCAGCTCTTCTTTATGCCGCTCTAACAAAAGAATATGATATAATAAAAGCATTAATTGATGCTGGTGCTGATGTTAATGCTAAAAATTTCAAACTTGTAACGCCTTTAATGTTTGCCGCTGGAATTGGAGATATTGATACTATTAAACTTTTAATAGAGAATGGTGCTGATATAGAACATAAAAATAAAGACGGCGAAAGGGCTTTAGAGTTTGCTATTCGTAAAGAGCAGAAAGAAGCAGCAGATTATTTAAAAACTCTCTGTAAATAA
- a CDS encoding ankyrin repeat domain-containing protein → MNININTLIIVIIVAVVILWPIIKKITKNIKIENSESIHIACLYGDLSKIKRLLASGININSKDFSNKTPLMYAAEDGAIDTIDFLIRNGANINDTDVRGDSALIIAVKNNNIKASQLLIEKGADLNIKNEDNKDALNIAKDLGYKEITDFIENKAK, encoded by the coding sequence ATGAATATCAATATTAATACTCTGATTATAGTAATAATAGTAGCTGTTGTTATATTGTGGCCTATTATCAAAAAAATTACCAAAAACATAAAAATAGAAAACTCTGAAAGCATACATATAGCCTGTCTTTACGGGGACTTGTCTAAAATAAAAAGACTTCTTGCCTCTGGAATAAATATTAATTCTAAAGATTTCAGTAATAAAACTCCTTTAATGTATGCTGCAGAAGACGGAGCTATAGATACTATTGACTTTTTAATAAGAAATGGTGCTAATATTAATGATACTGATGTCAGAGGAGACAGTGCATTAATTATAGCTGTTAAAAATAATAATATAAAAGCCTCTCAGTTACTGATAGAAAAGGGGGCAGATTTGAACATAAAAAATGAAGATAATAAAGATGCTTTAAATATAGCCAAAGATTTAGGATATAAAGAAATTACAGATTTTATAGAAAATAAAGCAAAATAA
- a CDS encoding PepSY-like domain-containing protein, with protein sequence MIKNTKLFISILFLTILQASILTAADMPIQANQLPKKAQDFISANFANDNIVYAEQDRNSFKAELQSGIEIDFDRNGDWTDVTSERTPLPINFIPANIINPVQAKYPQVPVLEISKEYNSYKLKLGNNREVYVNNNGQIVGDKLD encoded by the coding sequence ATGATAAAAAATACTAAACTTTTCATCTCTATACTATTTCTAACTATTTTGCAAGCTTCAATATTGACAGCAGCAGACATGCCTATACAGGCAAACCAGCTTCCCAAAAAAGCTCAGGATTTTATAAGTGCTAACTTTGCTAATGACAATATTGTATATGCTGAACAAGACAGAAATAGTTTTAAAGCAGAACTACAAAGCGGAATAGAAATTGATTTTGACAGAAACGGTGATTGGACTGATGTAACTTCTGAACGCACTCCTTTGCCTATTAACTTTATACCCGCTAACATCATAAATCCAGTACAAGCAAAATATCCTCAAGTACCTGTACTAGAAATAAGCAAAGAATACAATAGCTATAAACTAAAACTAGGAAACAACAGAGAAGTTTATGTTAATAATAACGGACAAATAGTAGGTGATAAACTAGACTGA
- a CDS encoding HEAT repeat domain-containing protein — protein MLKKIFIVTLMFAFSLSSVFAQDTTTTETTTESEGNKPREELSQNFVDALAGQDERLLISAIEGGSPQVKALCFKALSEKGANSEALLEAINRYVSYGLNAPSTQNSDSMVRYQALQAAKAAKSETSVEYISQMLYSEQETSNIIAAAQALGEIGSAKGVPALLFQLRLAKTQAIVYEVTVALGKIGDQAALSDLIDLAQNDQYFVVVRQAAVDAIKNIKPASGDNGGSSTTTTDDTAAAQ, from the coding sequence ATGCTCAAGAAAATATTTATCGTAACATTAATGTTTGCATTTTCTTTATCATCTGTTTTTGCTCAAGACACTACTACTACTGAAACAACAACAGAATCAGAAGGTAATAAACCAAGAGAAGAGTTGTCTCAAAACTTTGTAGATGCTTTGGCTGGTCAAGATGAAAGACTTTTAATATCTGCTATAGAGGGAGGTTCTCCTCAAGTTAAGGCTTTATGCTTCAAAGCTTTAAGTGAAAAAGGTGCTAATTCAGAAGCTTTATTAGAAGCTATCAATAGATATGTAAGCTATGGTTTGAATGCTCCTAGTACTCAAAACTCTGACTCTATGGTTCGCTATCAGGCTTTGCAGGCTGCTAAAGCTGCTAAATCAGAAACTTCTGTAGAATATATTTCTCAAATGTTGTATTCTGAACAGGAAACTTCTAATATCATAGCTGCTGCTCAGGCATTAGGTGAAATAGGAAGTGCTAAAGGCGTACCTGCTTTGCTTTTCCAGTTAAGATTAGCTAAAACTCAGGCTATTGTTTATGAAGTTACTGTTGCTTTAGGTAAAATAGGTGATCAGGCTGCTTTAAGCGATTTAATAGATTTAGCTCAAAATGATCAATACTTTGTAGTTGTTAGACAGGCTGCTGTTGATGCTATAAAAAACATTAAACCTGCTTCAGGTGATAATGGCGGTTCTTCAACTACTACTACTGATGATACTGCTGCAGCTCAATAA
- a CDS encoding PepSY-like domain-containing protein: protein MKRKLKQIILLASIMMLSIASVFAADMPIQANQLPKKAQDFISANFANDAIVYAEQDRNSFKAELQSGVEIDFDRNGDWTDVASERTPLPTKFIPANIMKAVEGKYQGVVVLEISKEYLSYKLKLGNNREVYVDNSGKIVGDKLD from the coding sequence ATGAAAAGAAAATTAAAACAAATTATTTTATTAGCATCTATAATGATGTTATCAATTGCAAGCGTATTTGCGGCAGACATGCCTATACAAGCAAATCAGCTTCCAAAAAAAGCTCAGGACTTTATAAGTGCTAACTTTGCAAATGACGCTATAGTATATGCAGAACAAGACAGAAACAGTTTTAAGGCAGAACTTCAAAGCGGAGTAGAAATTGACTTTGACAGAAACGGCGACTGGACTGATGTAGCTTCTGAACGCACTCCTTTGCCTACAAAATTTATACCTGCCAATATAATGAAAGCTGTTGAAGGAAAATATCAAGGTGTTGTTGTACTAGAAATAAGCAAAGAATATTTAAGCTACAAATTAAAATTAGGAAATAACAGAGAAGTTTATGTTGATAACAGCGGTAAAATAGTAGGCGATAAATTAGACTAA
- a CDS encoding ABC transporter ATP-binding protein — translation MIKVDNIVKYYGEHLALKGVSYSINKGEIVGFLGPNGAGKSTMMRIITGYLPATSGYVYLDDYEVYDNPIEIKKRIGYMPENVSLYTEMTVIDYLRFCAKLKGIPRKHIKTALENTIEITGLTKYRNRIIGHLSKGYKQRTGIAQAIIHDPEVLILDEPTSGLDPNQLIEVRSLIKSLGGTRTVILSTHILSEVEDTCERALIIDSGELIAEDTIEGLKMAMDREILGGNIELKVAGRYNDALLCVREVNGVVQAEANAFGDIIIECERGNDSRAAIVKHLVNNNFDVLEIRAKERSLEEVFIYFTDKKKNEDFDKSKYIRDEIVSYNDNKEKTDN, via the coding sequence ATGATAAAAGTTGATAATATAGTTAAATATTATGGAGAACATCTTGCTCTTAAAGGTGTATCTTATTCTATAAATAAGGGAGAAATAGTAGGATTTTTAGGACCTAACGGAGCTGGTAAAAGCACTATGATGCGTATAATTACTGGTTATCTTCCTGCTACAAGCGGATACGTTTATTTAGATGATTATGAAGTATATGATAACCCTATAGAAATAAAAAAAAGAATAGGATATATGCCAGAAAATGTTTCTCTATATACAGAAATGACTGTAATAGACTATTTAAGATTTTGTGCCAAACTTAAAGGCATACCTAGGAAACATATAAAAACTGCTTTGGAAAATACTATAGAAATTACAGGGCTTACAAAATATAGAAATAGAATAATAGGTCATTTATCAAAAGGGTATAAGCAGCGTACTGGAATAGCTCAGGCTATAATTCATGATCCTGAGGTTTTAATATTAGATGAGCCTACAAGCGGACTTGACCCTAATCAGTTAATAGAGGTAAGATCACTTATCAAGAGTTTGGGGGGAACTAGAACTGTTATACTTTCTACTCATATATTAAGCGAAGTAGAAGATACCTGCGAAAGGGCTTTGATTATAGACAGCGGAGAATTAATCGCTGAAGATACTATTGAAGGTTTAAAAATGGCTATGGATAGAGAGATATTGGGAGGAAATATCGAACTTAAAGTGGCTGGAAGATATAATGACGCTCTTTTATGTGTGAGAGAAGTTAATGGAGTAGTACAGGCTGAGGCTAATGCTTTCGGAGATATAATTATAGAATGTGAAAGAGGTAATGATTCTAGGGCGGCAATAGTTAAACATTTGGTTAATAATAACTTTGATGTTTTAGAAATCAGAGCTAAAGAGAGATCTTTGGAAGAGGTATTTATTTACTTCACAGATAAAAAGAAAAATGAAGATTTTGATAAATCTAAATATATAAGAGATGAAATAGTTTCTTATAATGATAATAAAGAAAAAACTGATAATTAA
- the dhaK gene encoding dihydroxyacetone kinase subunit DhaK yields the protein MKKIINNINSIITEELEGMQKAYSNLIKVNYDPIFVTRTSKSSKVALISGGGSGHEPLHAGFVGYGMLDAACPGEIFTSPTPDQMEEAVKSVNYEKGVVFLVKNYTGDVMNFQMAEDLCKAENIDVRSIIIDDDVSVKNSLYTTGRRGVGATVFFEKICGASSERGDNIDKVLEYANYCKENARSMGMALTSCTVPAVGKPTFDISDDEIEMGIGIHGEPGRERIKLISSQKIAETMMEAICSDIPYKDGDEVICMVNGMGATPLMELYILYNDVQKIAEKKGIKIVRNLIGNYVTSIDMAGASISLIKVNDDILKLWDYPVHTAALRWGM from the coding sequence ATGAAAAAAATCATCAATAATATAAACAGCATAATAACAGAAGAACTTGAGGGAATGCAAAAAGCATATAGTAATTTAATAAAAGTAAATTATGACCCTATATTTGTAACAAGAACCTCTAAAAGCAGTAAAGTAGCTTTAATATCAGGAGGAGGTTCTGGTCATGAGCCTTTGCATGCAGGCTTTGTAGGATACGGAATGCTTGACGCTGCATGTCCCGGAGAAATATTTACTTCACCTACACCAGATCAAATGGAAGAAGCTGTTAAGTCTGTAAATTATGAAAAAGGTGTTGTATTTTTGGTAAAAAACTATACTGGAGACGTGATGAACTTCCAAATGGCTGAAGACCTCTGTAAAGCTGAAAATATTGATGTTAGAAGTATTATTATAGATGATGATGTTTCTGTAAAAAATAGTTTGTATACCACTGGAAGACGCGGAGTTGGTGCTACAGTATTTTTTGAAAAGATTTGCGGGGCTTCTTCTGAAAGAGGAGATAATATAGATAAAGTTTTAGAATATGCTAATTACTGCAAAGAAAATGCACGTTCTATGGGTATGGCTTTAACTTCATGCACAGTACCTGCTGTTGGAAAACCTACTTTTGATATATCTGATGATGAAATAGAAATGGGAATAGGAATACATGGAGAGCCTGGAAGAGAAAGAATAAAATTAATAAGCTCTCAAAAAATTGCTGAAACTATGATGGAGGCAATATGTTCTGATATACCATATAAAGACGGAGATGAAGTTATATGTATGGTTAATGGTATGGGAGCTACTCCTTTGATGGAACTTTATATATTATACAATGATGTTCAAAAAATAGCTGAAAAAAAAGGCATAAAAATAGTAAGAAATCTTATTGGAAATTATGTTACTTCTATAGATATGGCAGGAGCTTCTATAAGTTTGATAAAAGTTAATGATGATATACTAAAATTATGGGATTATCCTGTTCATACTGCTGCTTTAAGATGGGGTATGTAA
- the hemH gene encoding ferrochelatase, which yields MNNGKKETVILFNMGGANSIKEVNTFLINMFNDYHILNIKNSFMRSIIAKKIVNKIKPDVIKHYEAIGGKSPINEYTEKLVNKLNELDNSKDYKYAMNYSNPLSYDILKKLKHDNVREITLFSMYPQYSEVTVKSSLESIYKAMKKLKYNPKINIIDRYYDNEYYNNAIVELIKGSMIGKDINEYILIFSAHSIPKMYIDKGDPYKYECNCNAEILKEKLYKEGLHFKDIVLSYQSKIGKLEWLSPTTIDTIKKYRGEKLIIHPLAFTIDNSETIYEIDIEYRKEALNKYGIKDFILCPCLNDSTYFAKTIIELSKMNKELNISYSKKII from the coding sequence ATGAACAATGGTAAAAAAGAAACAGTTATACTTTTTAATATGGGAGGAGCTAATAGCATAAAAGAAGTAAATACATTTTTAATCAATATGTTTAATGATTATCATATATTAAATATAAAAAATAGTTTTATGAGAAGCATTATAGCAAAGAAAATAGTAAATAAAATTAAGCCTGATGTAATAAAACATTATGAAGCAATAGGAGGAAAATCGCCAATAAATGAATATACAGAAAAACTAGTTAATAAACTAAATGAATTGGATAATTCAAAAGATTATAAATACGCTATGAATTATAGTAATCCTTTATCTTATGATATATTAAAAAAATTAAAACATGATAATGTGAGAGAAATTACATTATTTAGCATGTATCCGCAGTATTCAGAAGTTACTGTAAAATCATCATTAGAAAGTATTTATAAAGCTATGAAGAAATTAAAATATAATCCCAAAATAAATATAATAGACAGATATTATGACAATGAATATTATAATAATGCTATAGTAGAATTAATAAAAGGAAGTATGATAGGAAAAGATATTAATGAGTATATATTAATATTTTCAGCTCATTCAATACCTAAAATGTATATTGATAAAGGAGATCCTTATAAATATGAATGCAATTGCAATGCAGAGATATTAAAAGAGAAACTTTATAAAGAAGGATTACATTTTAAAGATATTGTACTTTCTTATCAATCAAAGATAGGAAAATTAGAATGGCTTTCTCCTACTACAATAGACACGATAAAAAAATACAGAGGCGAAAAATTAATAATACATCCTTTGGCATTTACTATAGATAATTCTGAGACAATTTATGAGATAGATATAGAATATAGAAAAGAAGCATTAAATAAATACGGTATCAAAGATTTTATATTATGCCCTTGTTTAAATGACAGCACATATTTTGCCAAAACTATTATTGAATTATCAAAAATGAATAAAGAACTTAATATTAGTTATAGTAAGAAAATTATTTAA
- the dhaM gene encoding dihydroxyacetone kinase phosphoryl donor subunit DhaM — MISLIFVSHSYDLAKTTAEYIKKVTNTDIPIAFSGGSGDDHKELGTDAVEVFNAIESVYSDDGVIIFCDLGSALISSELALSMLDEEKSKNVRMTSAPFIEGGINAAIQSSLGKNIDEVINESLESLTPKISYVKDKFDYSINNNDLLDDIEFKDYVKGEYKILLENGFHARPVFMFINIIANSKSKVFISNKTKHKPPVSADSITKVTLLNIEYGDVMEIYAKGADAEEVLERFEYLVNGKFETKYKTQQSKDKDIESNYKVVCDGFVSGKATYMYFDINVKKEYVKDIEAEKEKFKLAIENVKKDLLEQKSIIEKKKLQNNEYLIFETYISMLFDDYALKEVYSLIEDKKYSAAYSYNKVMRNIFKSFDSLDDGYIKERKYDVEDILYQVLKYLLNMKINLPEEDDVILIVDNIYASIVTEIGENIKGVISINGSAMSHAAILLKSLNVPYIIYPYAMQLKGKEIIIDTKNKEGKVIYLKK, encoded by the coding sequence GTGATTAGTTTAATATTTGTTTCACATAGCTATGATCTTGCTAAAACTACAGCTGAATATATAAAAAAAGTTACAAATACTGATATACCTATAGCTTTTTCTGGAGGAAGCGGAGATGATCATAAAGAGCTTGGTACTGATGCTGTAGAAGTTTTTAATGCTATAGAGAGTGTGTATTCTGATGACGGAGTTATAATATTCTGCGATTTGGGAAGTGCCTTGATAAGTTCTGAACTTGCTTTATCTATGCTTGATGAAGAAAAATCAAAAAATGTAAGAATGACTTCAGCTCCTTTTATAGAAGGCGGCATTAATGCAGCTATACAATCATCTTTGGGTAAAAATATTGATGAGGTTATTAATGAATCGCTTGAAAGTTTAACACCTAAAATATCATATGTAAAAGATAAGTTTGATTACTCCATAAATAATAATGATTTGCTTGATGATATAGAGTTTAAAGATTATGTAAAAGGTGAATACAAAATACTTTTAGAAAACGGTTTTCATGCAAGACCAGTATTTATGTTTATTAATATAATAGCAAACTCAAAAAGTAAAGTATTTATTTCTAATAAAACAAAACATAAACCGCCTGTATCTGCTGACAGTATAACTAAAGTAACATTGCTCAATATAGAATACGGCGATGTAATGGAGATTTATGCTAAGGGTGCTGATGCCGAAGAGGTATTAGAAAGATTTGAATATTTGGTAAACGGAAAATTTGAAACAAAATACAAAACTCAACAGTCAAAAGATAAAGATATAGAAAGTAATTATAAAGTTGTATGCGATGGATTTGTAAGCGGTAAAGCTACATATATGTACTTTGATATAAATGTTAAAAAAGAATATGTAAAAGATATAGAGGCTGAAAAAGAAAAATTTAAATTGGCAATTGAAAATGTAAAAAAGGATCTTCTAGAACAAAAAAGCATCATAGAAAAAAAGAAATTGCAGAACAATGAATATTTAATATTTGAAACATATATATCAATGCTTTTTGATGATTATGCCCTAAAAGAAGTTTACAGCTTAATAGAAGATAAAAAATATTCAGCTGCTTATTCATACAATAAAGTGATGAGAAATATATTCAAAAGTTTTGATTCATTAGATGACGGATATATAAAAGAAAGAAAATATGATGTAGAGGATATACTTTATCAGGTATTAAAATACTTATTGAATATGAAAATAAATTTACCGGAAGAAGATGATGTAATACTTATAGTAGACAATATATATGCTTCTATAGTAACAGAAATAGGCGAAAATATAAAAGGAGTTATATCTATTAACGGAAGTGCAATGTCTCATGCTGCTATATTATTAAAATCATTGAATGTACCTTATATAATATACCCATATGCTATGCAGTTAAAGGGTAAAGAAATAATAATAGATACTAAAAATAAAGAAGGAAAAGTTATTTATTTAAAAAAATAG
- the dhaL gene encoding dihydroxyacetone kinase subunit DhaL: MYNSIKIKEWLINLSKVYDENKDYLTKLDADIGDADHGINISRGFGFVREALNKDDNASISSIFKQTAAMLIKNVGGASGPLYGTFFLNAVSVSSNKEELSLNDIAEIFNKGTNAISALGKSKAGEKTMLDTLYPAAEAMKNNADNLESFKKEVLISAENGMKSTIDMIATKGRASYLGERSKGHQDAGAASSYMMIKELINIL; the protein is encoded by the coding sequence ATGTACAATAGCATAAAAATAAAAGAATGGCTTATTAATCTCTCTAAAGTTTATGATGAAAATAAAGATTATCTCACAAAACTTGATGCTGACATAGGAGATGCTGATCATGGTATAAATATAAGCAGAGGTTTTGGTTTTGTAAGAGAGGCACTTAATAAAGATGATAATGCTTCTATATCATCTATATTTAAGCAAACAGCTGCTATGCTTATAAAAAATGTAGGCGGAGCTTCAGGACCTTTGTATGGTACATTCTTTCTTAATGCTGTAAGTGTATCTTCAAATAAGGAAGAATTATCATTAAATGATATAGCAGAAATATTTAATAAAGGTACAAATGCTATATCTGCACTAGGAAAATCAAAAGCTGGCGAAAAAACTATGCTTGATACTTTATATCCAGCAGCAGAAGCTATGAAAAATAATGCTGATAATTTAGAAAGTTTCAAAAAAGAAGTGCTAATATCTGCGGAAAATGGAATGAAATCTACAATCGATATGATAGCTACTAAAGGAAGAGCTAGTTATTTGGGAGAGAGGAGCAAAGGGCATCAGGATGCAGGTGCTGCTTCCTCTTATATGATGATAAAAGAATTGATAAATATATTATAA